A single genomic interval of Sphaerodactylus townsendi isolate TG3544 linkage group LG08, MPM_Stown_v2.3, whole genome shotgun sequence harbors:
- the DCLRE1A gene encoding DNA cross-link repair 1A protein isoform X4 → MSEAGLLEEDIWQYKSIGKLKTACQTSEVIYTNVQQLNDGTTKSQRTSSRSSRKISKGKDKSDKPVQQPKQRGSQMFLKQDQNGGVSNCDHVVQSQEKISSAKSKKNCKKQSPVNARPMYEGYCPSCQMPFTLLLIQTPEWHVTECLDSAGTSEKGTVMECPDGLLCTSTIASHYKRYSHFLLAASRAEDHLEEFSSSNLGNNLFGPGAYQSINCSNTIENRALKDSDKNMGNPPNCCVLLDQSLSNAKSILENIEDFHQHRIQSTGGTKQVVSLSLFSKETNHDLEGQYDSLQLNTLMSETHFSDCDISYSPLNTDEEKSTEEEGGGEEEDETKVKHLRKRLFDDKSPEDKSGKTGSCVLNETLGSTQQMELKHDSAEIIISDCYETSNIGPIMDGVAKSPSQDSISRRILSSTNDLDLIKYTTEELNSPVDCRKSGEAFESLKPRSSMHNTDEWEWGNSNWKVKTESAVKNKLLPLKLAVESVRPFQHHQANSLERTVPDRCGNTLSHNNSYLIIEKKGRLSNTVAMPVFPSTVSQTMPHVSSANLKVQATPAKELKQMDIGVFFGLQPKAKRESDQKKNLCENTQTLSPSISAGKSSRSGKRKAEGSLEDSAAVTESSSKAATPAEPSFGGQQWRHKRFREPWPSEGETRKKTCPFYKKIPGTGFVVDAFQYGEIEGCTGYFLTHFHSDHYGGLTKKFTFPIFCNKITGNLVKSKLRVQEQYIHILPMDTECIVKGIKVVLLDANHCPGAAMILFSLPNGTVVLHTGDFRASPSMEHYPSLIGQKVHSLYLDTTYC, encoded by the exons ATGTCTGAAGCAGGCCTGTTGGAAGAGGACATCTGGCAGTACAAATCTATTGGAAAGCTAAAGACAGCATGCCAAACTTCAGAAGTCATCTATACAAATGTACAACAATTAAATGATGGAACAACTAAGTCACAAAGAACCAGCAGCAGAAGTAGTAGGAAAATATCGAAAGGAAAAGACAAGTCTGATAAACCAGTGCAACAGCCAAAGCAGAGGGGGAGTCAGATGTTCTTAAAGCAAGATCAGAATGGTGGTGTTTCTAACTGTGACCATGTTGTACAGTCCCAAGAAAAAATATCTTCAGCAAAATCAAAGAAAAACTGTAAGAAGCAAAGCCCTGTAAATGCACGTCCCATGTATGAAGGATACTGCCCAAGTTGTCAGATGCCTTTCACTTTGCTGTTGATCCAGACACCTGAATGGCATGTTACTGAATGTTTGGATTCTGCAGGAACTTCTGAAAAAGGTACAGTCATGG agTGCCCTGATGGCCTTCTGTGTACTTCAACTATAGCTTCTCATTACAAACGTTACAGTCATTTCCTACTTGCTGCAAGCAGAGCAGAGGATCATCTGGAGGAATTCTCATCATCTAACCTAGGAAACAATCTCTTTGGTCCTGGTGCTTATCAGTCCATTAACTGTAGCAATACCATTGAAAACAGAGCATTGAAGGACTCCGACAAGAACATGGGAAACCCTCCAAACTGCTGTGTTTTGTTAGATCAGAGTTTATCAAATGCCAAATCTATTTTGGAAAACATTGAAGATTTCCATCAACACAGAATTCAGTCCACAGGTGGTACAAAGCAGGTTGTGAGTCTGAGCCTTTTTTCTAAAGAAACCAACCATGATCTAGAAGGTCAGTATGACTCACTTCAGTTGAACACACTAATGTCTGAAACTCACTTTAGTGACTGTGACATTTCTTACTCTCCTCTGAATACAGATGAAGAAAAATCTACagaagaggaagggggtggggaagaagaggaTGAAACTAAGGTAAAACATCTCAGAAAAAGATTATTTGATGACAAAAGCCCAGAAGACAAAAGTGGAAAAACTGGAAGCTGTGTGCTTAATGAAACACTTGGTAGTACACAACAGATGGAACTTAAGCATGATAGTGCTGAAATTATCATCAGTGACTGCTATGAAACTTCAAATATAGGGCCAATTATGGATGGAGTTGCTAAGTCTCCTTCACAAGATAGCATTTCCAGAAGGATTTTAAGTTCAACAAATGATCTTGACCTGATAAAATACACTACAGAAGAACTTAATTCCCCTGTTGATTGCAGGAAGAGTGGAGAGGCATTTGAGAGCCTTAAACCTCGCTCTTCTATGCATAATACAGATGAATGGGAGTGGGGCAACTCTAATTGGAAAGTCAAGACAGAATCTGCTGTTAAGAACAAGCTGTTGCCATTGAAATTAGCAGTAGAAAGTGTGAGGCCTTTTCAGCACCACCAAGCCAACTCTTTAGAAAGAACTGTCCCTGATAGATGTGGAAATACCCTGTCTCATAACAATTCATATTTAATcatagaaaagaaaggaaggctcAGTAATACTGTAGCTATGCCTGTTTTTCCTAGCACTGTTTCTCAAACAATGCCACATGTTTCTTCTGCAAATCTTAAAGTTCAAGCCACTCCTGCCAAGGAACTTAAACAAATGGACATTGGTGTTTTCTTTGGGTTGCAACCGAAAGCAAAAAGGGAGAGTGACCAAAAGAAAAATCTTTGTGAGAACACACAGACTTTGAGTCCATCCATTTCTGCAGGGAAAAGCTCCAGATCTGGAAAGAGGAAAGCTGAAGGGTCATTGGAAGATTCAGCTGCGGTTACAGAAAGCTCAAGTAAAGCTGCCACCCCTGCAGAGCCATCATTTGGTGGACAGCAGTGGCGCCATAAAAGATTTAGAGAGCCATGGCCTTCTGAAGGTGAAACAAGAAAAAAGACATGTCCTTTCTATAAGAAGATACCAG GAACAGGTTTTGTAGTAGACGCATTCCAGTATGGTGAAATTGAAGGATGCACAGGCTACTTCCTCACACATTTTCATTCTGATCATTATGGTGGCCTAACGAAAAAGTTTACATTCCCAATATTCTGCAATAAG ATAACTGGAAATCTGGTGAAGAGCAAGCTTCGAGTACAAGAACAGTACATCCACATCTTGCCAATGGATACGGAATGCATTGTAAAGGGCATCAAAGTGGTGCTGCTTGATGCTAATCA TTGTCCTGGTGCTGCAAtgatccttttttcccttccaaatGGGACAGTTGTATTACACACTGGAGACTTCAGAGCAAGTCCATCTATGGAGCATTATCCTTCTCTGATTGGCCAGAAAGTTCACAGTCTGTACTTAGATACTAC